ttaggtgGTCACTGCTGTGGTCTGCAGTGACAGTGGCTTGATGGCGTGGTGGGGGGTGGGTAGAGAGAGGTGCTGTGGAGGAAGTCCAGACAGGACTCCCTGGGGACTGGCCCGGGGATTAGGGAAAGGGAGGGTCAAGGCCACGGCTTTAAAGTTGCCCAGAGTCTGGCGTTATCCTAAAATCCCTGCCCTTACCAAAAAGTGCTCCCTTCCTTGACCACAGCTTGGCATCTCAccctccagcccccacctcctTTCTCTCTAGGTAACTCCCACTGGAAGATGGATTCTTAGCCCACCAGCCTGATCTTCCACCTTTTCAAGTCCACTTGATCCGGATCCTCAGATCCCCCCACCTTTTCCCTGCCACCCTCCTTGTCCTTACTTCCTCCTTACCCAACCTGGAGTCCAAGGTCTGCCATTAAAATCCTCCCTGGCCTGGCATACTCCCTCAAGCCTCTGGCCCGTTGCTCCTGGGATAATCCCAGCCTGACTTACTCCAGCTGTCTGTCCCACACCTATGCCTGGGCACTGGAGGGTGTGGAGAGAAAAGACAACACATGAGGCGGCCACACAGATTGAAATGGAAGAGAACTTTCCCCAGTTCCCTCCACAACTCACCTCCCAGCCTCTGTGCACAGGGACTCAGGGCTGTCCCAGCTTCTGTCTGAGCTGACTCTCCACCATCCCCACCCCTCAGTGTTTCCCCCACTCCACAGCtggccccttcctctccctctcgaTCAGCGTTCCTCTCCTGGAGCGTACACGTGAGCACACCCACTGAAGTGGCTCCTCTCTCAAAGGAAAAAGACTCCCTGGATCCCACATCCCTCGAGGCTGTCACCCTTCTCTGCTTTCTGGCAGACCTCCTTCCCGTTCTTTCTCCTTGTCTCTCTTGAACTCCTTCCGCTCAGACTCCTACACCCACCGTAGCACAGAGCAGCTCTCACTGAGGTCACCAGCCATCTCCACTCTGTTGGTCCAGAGGCCGTGCTGGGCCCTCATCCTGTGGACCTGCCAGCAGCATCTTCTTTCATAAAATGCCCCTGCTTGGGGCAGCACCCTCTGGTCCTCCCTCTGCACCAGCTGGGCCTCTGTGTCTGTGGATTCTGCTTGTCTCCCCAAGCTCTCACTATCGGGGCTTCTCTGGGCTCAGTGCTTCAGCAGCCCCCCTTTTCTAACTCCAGGTGTTCCTTGGGGCATCTCATGTCATCTCCCAGCATTAAACCCCTTCTCTACTCTGATGATTCCTGAGGCTCTTTCCAGCCCAGACCTCTCTCTTGAACTCCAGGCTCACCAGCCCAGCCATCTACACAGTCCCTCCATGTGGTGGCCTCAGAGCTACTGCAAGCTTTCATGATCACAGCTGAATTGCTGGTGGCCTGCCCTGCCCCAGACCTGTAGCTCTGCCCTCTTCCCCACGGGCATGGAGGCTCTTTGCTCCCATTGCTCAAGCCCAAAAGCCCTGTGGTCATCCTTAGCCGCTCCTTCTCTGTCATACACCACATCCTATTCGTCAGCAAAATCCATCTAGAATCTGCCGCTTCTCACTGTTGCCACTGCCACCTCCTGAGCTAGGCCATCTTCATCTTTCGGGGTCTCGCCTAAATTATTGCCATAGCCTCCCAGCTGGTCTCCCTGCTTTCACCCCTGCTCCAACAGTCTCTTCCAGCACAACAGCTAGGGCGGTCCTATCCAGACATAAGTCACAGCACGCCCCACCCCTGCTTAGAGCCCCCATGGCACCCCATCTCACCCGAGTCAAAGCCCTGTCCTTCAGTGGCCCTTGGGCCTCGTGCAGTCACTGTGTCACCCCCAACATCCCCTTCTCCACCCTCGCCCTGCCCAGCTGCCTGCTGTCTGCTCCTGCCTCCTGCTGTGGCAGTGCTGTCTCCCCCATGCAGAGCCCTAGGCACCCACTGCCTGGTGGGTCATCTCTTCAGGCCTTCAGGTTTCTGTCACTCAATTCCCCTGGCCCTCCCTGACAGCCCCATCGAGGACAAGAGCCACCTCCACCCCAGCAAGATCACCCTCCTCGCCTGCTTTGCTTTTCCCCCAGCACTAACCACTCCCAGCCTCGCTttgtgtttgcttgcttgtttctgtttccttctatTGGAATCTCAGTTCCTTGAGAGCAGGGCCTGGTTTCTCACTGCTGTACCTCCAGTGCTTTGAAtggtttctggcacatagtaggtgcctaGTAAATATTTGTGCAATGAGTGGAGGGGACAGCTCCACAGGCTGAATAAAGTCAGTGCTGGGCCAGAGGGCAGCATAGGTACCACGGGGACCCCCAGGTGGGTGCTGAGCCCCAGGCAGTGAGCCCGTGTGCTGCCCTTGCCCAGCCTTGGCCGCCCTGCACAGGTTCAACCGGGCGGCGCTTATCAACGTGGGCTTCCTGGAGAGCAGCAACAGCACGGACTACATTGCCATGCATGACGTTGACCTGCTCCCTCTCAACGAGGAGCTGGACTATGGCTTTCCTGAGGCTGGGCCCTTCCACGTGGCCTCCCCGGAGCTCCACCCTCTCTACCACTACAAGACTTATGTCGGCGGCATCCTGCTGCTCTCCAAGCAGCACTACCAGCTGGTGAGGCCCTGACAGCCCGCTCTGCTCAGAGTCAGGAGCTCCCGCTGGGCTGCAGGCGGTGGGCAGGATGGGATAGTGCCTCTGGGGCCCAGCAGATGGAGCCCTGCCCAGGCCTAGCAGGGGAACCTACGAGCAGCCAGAGTGCGAGGAGCAGGCGAGCCAGTCAGCTGCAGCGGCAGAACCACTTGCAAGCTGGCTTCAGAAACCTGGGGAGTTAGTGGCCCTTAACATTGACGAGTGTAGGGGGCAGTTCAGGTGCAGCTTGCCCACCTCTCAGACAGTGTCACCAGGACCCTATTTCTCTGTCCATCTCTCAGCTCTGCCTTCCCTACACTGGGTTTATTGGCAAGATGGTGGTTGTCACTGCAGTCTGTATCCATCTGGGCCCCAGCCTGGTGGGAAATGGGGCCCTTCCCTCATAGCTCAGGCAGGAGTCCGGCAGTGAGCTGCACTGGCTCTTGATTGGCCAGCTTGAGTGCTGAGCCCACCCCTGAGCCAGTCACTGGCTGGTGGACGGGCAGGCAGGAAGAAccaggtggctcaggcctgggtCTCTTCCTCTCCAGGCCATGGCAGGAGCCAGCTTTATGTAAATGAAGCCGCTGAGCCAGGTACAAGAATGGGTGTGTGTCATGGAACCCAGCTacccctctcacacacacacaggaagagATGAGGGCAGGGCCACCAGGGGAAAGGGAAATGGGGGAAGCAGAAATCAAGGAGGAGCTGGTGCTTCTGCCCATCGATAGTTCCCTAAGGAGATCCCCTCGGGCCAGCCAGACATTTCTGAGAAGGTGAGCATCTCACACAGGTTCAAGGCCCCATGAGAACGGGAGAGGGACTGGGATGTACTGCTTCCTGCCGCCCCCAGCACTGCAGAGGTGGAGGAGCCTGTAAGCACCTGGTGCTTATTCAGAACCGCCCGGGGAGAGGGGCACTCCCAAGCAGTAGGAGACCAAAGGCCCCCCGGGAGGACGGGCCGAGTGATGCTGCTTGTCTCTGTGTCAGTGCAACGGGATGTCCAACCGCTTCTGGGGCTGGGGCCGCGAGGACGATGAGTTCTACCGGCGCATTAAAGGAGCTGGGCTGCAGGTGAGGTTCCCCGGGGCCCTGCCACCACCTCAGCTATGGTGGCTGCCCAGAGATTCTCTTCTGTTTCCTCAGATGAAGCTCCCGGGGTCTCGAGATGGCCCTGGTTCTGATCCCTGCCCTAACCCTGCCCTGCGTGGTCATCTAGCCAGTTCCTTGCCCTGTGGGCCCCAGTCTCCTCTCCtgcaggctgggagtgcaggccCCTGCCTGTGGGACCTCAGAGGAGCTGGTGGTGAGGGCTGGGGCTCCAGGAAGGGCAGCCTGACCCTGACTTCCTTGGACCTCCCTAGCTTTTCCGCCCCTCGGGAATCACAACGGGGTACAAGACGTTTCACCACCTGCATGACCCAGCCTGGCGGAAGAGGGACCAGAAGCGCATCGCGGCTCAAAAACAGGTGCTGGCAGGGCTCCTCATCGGGGACGAATAGGTGGTGATGTGGGGAGCCAGCAGGCCCGAGCTTTCACCAAGTTCTCCTTGGCCCAAACAGCCCCATCCTTCCCTGCTTGGCCCAGGTCAGTCGACAGGCATTCTTTTTGGGCACTGTGCCCTGCTCTGGTGGCTGCTGTGGGCACCCTGGGCACTGTGGGTCAGCCCAGACCTCAGGGTCCATGCAGGCTGGCAGAGTGGGGTTGGGGAGCCacacctgggatgcaaggatccTGCCCTCAAACAGCCCCTTCTCTAGGAGGCATATGCATCCAACAGGAGATCCCGGCTCTCCTGCTTCCTAGTGGGGCACAGCCCTGGGCCAGAGGCTTCACTGCTTTGAGCTCTGGGTTCTTCCCCTCCAGTGGGGACCACAGGGCCTCTGATGGCGAGGCTGTGGGGTCGGTGGGTAGCTGGTACTCATGCAGCCCTGAGTCCGtgctctttcctcccttccttcccaggAGCAGTTCAAGGTGGACAGGGAGGGAGGCCTGAACACTGTGAAGTACCATGTGGATTCCCGCACTGCCCTGTCCGTGGGCGGGGCCCCCTGTACTGTCCTCAACATCATGTTGGACTGTGACAAGACCGCCACGCCCTGGTGCACATTCAGCTGAGTTAGATGGACAATGAGGAAGCCTGTACCTGCAGGCCACGTTGCTAAGGCTCAGGACAAGGCCTCAGGTCCCAGGCCCAGCTCCGACAGGATGTGGGGTGGCCACAACCAAGACAGCAAGCTCCTCAGTTGCAGCCAGCTGGCCGCCAAGGCAGGCTTGAGCTGGGCCAGGACACGTGGGGTGCCTGGGACGCTGCTAGCCGTGCACAGTGATCAGAGGGAGGCTGGGGTGTGTCCTGACCAGGATCCCCGCTGCCTTCCTGCTCACCCTACTCTGGCCTCCTTCACGTGCCAAGGCCTGTGGGCAGTGGGGAGGGCTGAACAGGACAACCTCTCATCAGTCCTGATTTTGTTCCTTCCTGCTGCGCCGCCTTGTGCAAAGACACAGCGCAGGGGCCACGCAGTTGGCGTAGGTGGCAGCTGGGCCTGGGAGGGTTAGAACTCCGGAAACCAGAGCACAAGCCCCACAGAGGGAACAGCCAGCACCGTCTAGCTGGTGGTCGCCGTGCTGGAATGTGGGCCTAGTGTTGCCAGatcttctgatttttcaaaagaaactagAATGCTGGATTCTTAAGTGAAACCTTCTGGTTTTTAAATGATAGCACCTAAATGAAACTTTCAAAAAGTATGGCAGGCCAGACAAAATGTGTCATGGACCTCTCTCTCACATGTCACTTTTGgctgaggggcagggagaggggtgaGTTACAGGCTGGTGAGGAAttggggtggggctgggatgACAAGTCCAGTGGGGAGGAGAAGCCAAAGGCATGAGGATTCCTGTACCACCTCCACCCCACCAAGGCTTCTGGGCAGCCCCCTGGAGGCCCCTCTGAGCAGTCTGACCACCTTCAGGCTCTCTCTGGGTGAGCTTCCTCCGGCCTCCCTGAGACACGGAGGAGGGAGAGCAGCTGAGGAGATTCACCCACACGACTGGACTGAAGTAGGCAGGGCACTAAGCTGATGCCTCGGGTcatggcttgagccaggaggagggagaaggggagaagtgggaggatccctgtgGTGGTCCCTCAGCACAGAGATTATAGTGGTCACCGAATGCCCAGGAGCAGTGAGAAGACACGGAACTGGGGAGTGCTCTTGGGGGAATCACTCGGAGGGAAGCCCAGAGCTCATGAGAGTGGGAGGCAAAGGACCCTGCATGTAGGCCACTCCAAGGCATTTAGCTGCCAAAGATGcaaggcagaaggcagaggagacCATCAGGCCCCAGTAATGTGGATTTGTTTTAACACCAGGACACCTGGAGTCCTGGAGAAGGAAGGGATTGTGGTCCCAGAGCTCAGGAAGGTAGAATCCACAGCTCTGGTTCAAAGACTTCTCCTCTGAGGATGATCAGTGAGGATGATCAGGGCTGCTGTGTGCAGTTGTGTGGGTTGTGCACTGTGTGACCTGTGTATAAGCCAAGGGATTTAAGTAGAGATGGCTGGGGTAAAGCTTCAGGTTCAGGTGTTTAGCCCAGGGTCTTTGTGATCCTAAATTGACTTTGCCCATTGATTCAACCATACCCACTATTGCGTTGGGCAGATGGGCCTCAACTCCAGTGCAAGGGTGGTGGAGAGGGGACTGTGCCAGTTCCCTGGACAATCCCAGCTGCCTCATCTTGGACTGACATGGACTCCGGGCAGTAACACCAGCTCTTGGAGTTGCTGGGAATGAGTGTAATATCAAAGCTCCCTGCTCTGCACTCTCCTGTCACATAGGAAGACCTCAGAAAATGGAGTTCCTTCCTTTCCACCTGCACTGGGGGAGTGCAATGAGCAGAAGAAAAGCGAAGGTTCCTTCGCCTTGTGAGATCAGCTGACACCTGGGCTTAGGTGCATCCCTATCCCTGCAGCCTGTTACTTCCCTTGATcgccacctccacctccatctTCAAGGCCATGCTgggcactccaggctgggcctggCGCATTCCAGATCTGCAGCTCCCTCACTCTGCATCCTGGGCCCCCACCACTCTCCAGGAGAGTGGGAGAGGCCTGAGCCACGGGTGGCGAGGAGAAGCGGCAGTCCCCTGCAGCCTCAGTGCCCCACTTACCTCCTTCGTGGAATGGACTTGACATCCCTGCCTTGCTGGCCAGGGCGTGGCTGAAACCTAGCCAGGATGTAGGAGCACTGGGCACAGTGCTTGGCCAGTGAGGTGGTGTTTGCAATAATAATAACCATCatgctaggtgcggtggctcacgcctgtaatcctagcactttgggaggccgaggcaggcggatcacgaggtcaggagatcgagaccatcctggctaacatggtgaaaccccgtctctactaaaaatacaaaaaattagccgggcgtggtggtgtacacctgtagttccagctactaggaggctgaggcaggagaatgacatgaacccaggaggcggagcttgcagtgagctgagatggtgccactgcactccagcctgggcgacaaagcgagactccgtctcaaaaaaaaaaaaaaaaaaaaaaaaaaaccatcactTGTTGAACATTCACCACATAGAAAATTCTTCACACTGCGTTTCACTTAGGCCTCCCTGCCTAAGAGCTGGGTCCTAATTCACCGGTTCTGTAGATCAGGAAGGCAGTGCACAGACAGGCAAGTAGTTTGCCCAAGGTCCCAGAGCTGTAAGGGGTGGGGGGCTGGTATTGGGAACGCCTGGAATCTACTTTCAGAGCCAGATTTCTTCCCCCCCGCCCTGTGTAGCAGGTGCCCGTGAGCAGGTGTTCCTTCCCCACAGGCCTCCCTCTCCCCTGCTGGAAAGGGCAGATGGGGAGGGCTGGGAGGAAAACAGGGCCACGGTGGGGGTGCAGAGGATGTGCCTCAGGCTCCGCTGCCTCGAGGAAGACAGGGATTCTGCTGCTTGGTGCTGAGGAGCACTGACGGGGCATTAGTGGGACCCAGAGTGCGGCACTGTAAATGAGGGCTGTACAGAGTGCTTGGGGAAGTCTTCCCCGAGGAGGCAAAGTCTTGCTGGTGGAGAATTTGTCAGCAGGAAAGGGAAGGGACCATCATGTGCAAAGGCAGAGAGCCCGGAGCAAGCATGTGTGTCAGTGACCTGGGAGGAGCTCGAGGTGTTCCTGGCACCCCCAATACTGTGCAGAAGTAGGGAGGTGGGCAGCAGAGGGAAGGCTGGGGTGAGCCATGAGGATCTGTGAATGCCACACTAAGCAACTTGTACTTTATTCTAGGGGTGCAGGGGTTTTGAGGAGTTTCAAGCACTAgagaactttttttgttgttctttttgagacagggcctctcttactctgttgcccaggctcgagtgcagtggtgtgatcttggctcaccacagcctctgcctcccgggttcgagattctcctgccttagcttcccgagtagctgggattgcaggcatgcgggACCAGGCCCAggtaattctttgtattttttagtagagagatggtttcactatgttcgcaatctgcccacctcagcctcgcagagtgctggaatcacaggtgtgagcctggccaGGGGAGAACTTTTGAACACTTACCTGTGTTCTATAACATAGATCCTTTGGGGGATAACAAAGATCCTTTGGGGGACCCAGGGTGGACTGCAGGGTGCAGTCTGAGGAAGCAGAGAGCCCAGTCCAAGGAAGAGATGGTGAAGCCAGAATGAGGCAAGGGAGCGGGGTTGGGGATGCAGGCCAGCTAAGCCCCCAGAGCCAGTAGGAGCCCTCCCTAGTGGGATCAACCAGACGCCATCAGGCGTTCCCTTCACGGAGGGTCGACTCCGCTGCAGACTGTTTCCCAAAAGGCCAAATGGATGTACACATGGCCTTTTTGCCATCTCAGCCCTCATGCCTTGAGAACgttttttacaaaacaaaaaaagagaaaaacaactttcGGCTCCAGCATCAACATGTAAACAGCTTGTAAGTCATCATTCCCATCCTTTCAACAAGAAGTAAAGTGCAACGGACTGAAAAGCAACTCCTTATCTTAGACCCGTCAGAGAAATGAGGTTGCAGGGCAAACCGTCTTCCACAATCTggagaggcaggcggatccttAGCTAGAGAAGCAGCTGCTGGAGCCACACACTGGTTAGGAATATTTAAGCGGTCATGTTGACAAAGTCAGCATGTGGACTCCTGGTGAAGACCCAAGAAAAATCCCCTCCTGTCTCTGACAGAGGAAGGGAAAACTAACCATTTAAAGACACCCagagtgggccaggcacggtggctcacatctgtaatcccagcactttgggaggctgaggcgggcggatcacccgaggccaggagtttgagaccagcctggccaacatggcaaaaccccatctctactaaaaatacacacaaaaaaaaaaaacaaaaaaaaccacaaatcagccgagcatggtggcgggagcctgtaatcccagctacttgggacgctgaggcaggagaatcgctagaaccctaGAGgtaggaggctgcagtgagctgaaattgcgccattgcaccccaccCTGGGCAAGAGCGAacctccgtctctaaataaataaataaataaaataaaaacaccaagagCAATCTCCGTAACAAAAGCCTACTCTCCAAGAGAAAAGAGCCTGTCTCACCGAGGCCTTACAACAGCCACCCAGCTCCAGCCGCCTCTAGCCTTCCTGTCTCACCTAAGGAGGTGGGACAAAGCTAAGACACCTGTGAAGACACCAGGGATATGGACGCACTAAAAGACCAAGATTTAATCATAAAATTAGCAATGTGCTTCCCCCTTTCGTAAACCTTGCTACCACATCAACGGGGCTCCAGTGTAACAGTAGTGGATTGTAGCTGAGAGAGCTATTAGACACAGTATTTAAGAAGCTCTTAGGGAAACCTGAAGACAACCAAGGAGACAAAACCAAAGACACTAGAGGAATTTAAAGCCTCTGTCTTGAAGTTACAGTAAACATTATGCCCaactcctttttatttatttatttattttgagacagagtctcgctccgtcgcctaggctggagtgcagtggtgcgatctcggctcactgcaacctcttcctccccggttcaagtagttctctgcctcagcctcccaagtagctgggactacaggcatctgccaccatgcctggttaatttttttttaattttaattttttaatttttaattttttttagttgagacagggtttcaccgtgttagccaggatggtctcgatctcctgacctcgtgatccaaccgctttggcctcccaaagtgctgggattacaggcgtgagccactgcgcccggcctacaaagaatctttttttttttttttttgatacggagtctggctctgtcgcccaggctggagtgcagtggctggatctcagctcactgcaagctccgcctcccgggtttacgccattctcctgcctcagcctcccgagtagctgggactacaggcgcccgccacctcgcccgctagtttttttgtattttttagtagagacggggtttcgccgtgttagccaggatggtctcgatctcctgacctcgtgatccgcctgtctcggcctcccaaagtgctgggattacaggcttgagccaccgtgcccggcctacaaagAATCTTAAagttcaacaataagaaaacaaatcatcccaaataaaaaaaaggggaaagaacctgaatagacacTCCACCAATGAAAATATACTGATGGcagataagcatatgaaaagatgttcaacattgcTTGCCATGAAATAATTACCAATTAAAACAACAGTGGAATAACActacacacctgttagaatggctaaaatccccAAACACtgataataccaaatgctggtgaggctgtggaacCACAGGAACCATTCTTaccattgctggtgagaatgcaaaatggtacagccacttcaAGTTTGGCAGTTCCATGCAAAGCTAAATATAGTCTGGCCGTATTTCAGCAATTTCATGCCTAGATATTTACCCAGCTGATttgaaaacttatatccacacaaaaatctgcacatgaatgtttataacagctttattcataatcccTGGAAACTAGAAGTGACGAAGATGTCCTTCAGCAGGTGAGGGGATaagcaaactgtggtatattcctacagtagaatattatttaacactaaaaagaaatgagccatcaagacacaaaaagacatagaggaaccttaaatatatattgctaagtgaaagaagcacgTCTGAAAAACTATGTAGTATATGATTTTAATCacatatgacattctggaaaaggcaaaactagagacagtaaaaagatcagtggtttccagaggtatttggagacaggagaAAGGTTGAATAGGTGAGGTAAGGGGATAATTTAGGGTCAttaaactactctgtatgatactgtaatggtggatacataaCATGACGCTTTTGTTAAACTTCAGAGGCCCTTTAGCACAGAGTGAACCGTTgtgtatgcaaattttaaaaaataatttacggctgggtgttgtggctcatgcctgtaattccaacactttgggagggcaaggtgggtggatcacaaggttaggagatcgagacaatccgggccaacatggtgaaaccctgtctctactaaaaatacaaaaattaccttggcgtggtggcatgtgcctgtagtctcagctactcgggaggttgaagcaggagaatcacttgaacctgggaggcagaggtctcagtgaaccatgatcgcaccactgcactacagcctggcaacagagaacaagactccatctcaaaacaacaacaacaacaataataataataataattattattattatgattatttaggAGGTCAGAGGATCCCAGGAAGGAACGTAGACTATGACAAGAGAATCTGTCtgtattacaaatgtatgaaataaCTTCACAGAAGGAGGTTAAGGAGGGAAGTGCTGCTCTAAGTAACATTGGAAATAAGTGGGGTCTGTAAGACTGAAGTCAAATTCCCAGAGAATGTCAGATTGTGGTGGAAGTCTGACCATAAAATGAGAGGAAGAGTAGGTaggcgaggcgtggtggctcatgcctgtaatctcagcactttgggaggccgaagtgggtggatcacgaggtcaaaagatcaagaccatcctggctaacatggtgaaaccccgtctctactaaaaatacaaaaaattaacctggcgtggctgaggcaagagaatcacttgaacccgggaggcggagcttgcagtgagtcgagatcgcgccaccgtactccagccaggctacagagcaagactccgtctcaaaaaaaaaaaaaaaaaaaaaaagcaggtgttgtTTGGGTAACAGCATCCTATCCTGCCCTGCCAACAAAGGAGCCGCTCTGATGATGAGTCGCTCTGAGTCAACAGCAGGAGGTGTGGCCTCAGTGAAATACAGGTGGGCCGCTGCCAATCAAGGACTGTGGTAGCAGGAGTTTAGCATGGGCAATCATGGCCACATAGTGAGTGCAGAGAGTTTTTGCAGTTTAACAGTCGGCTCATGGAAATAAGATGGCCGGTCAAAAGTGCAAGGgccgctgggcacagtggctcacgcctgtaatctcagcactttgggaggctgaggtgggcggatcacctgaggtcaggagttcaagaccagcctgaccaacatggtgatacctggtctctactaaaaaatataaaaattagccggggatggtggcaggcacctgtaatcccaactacttggaaggctgaggcagggagaattgcttgagcctgggagatggaggttgcagtgagccaagattgtaccactgcactccagcctgggcaacagagcaagactttgtctcaaacacaacaaaccaaaaacaaaagaaaacaaaaaacgtGTAAAGGCCACAGAGGTGAGCAGGTGAAGGGCCCTTCCCTCGCTGGAGTCACCAGCGCCCTGACAGAGCCTGGGGCTCAGGATTCCCAGGTTTGCTGGTTAATGTTATGGCAACTTGACTgagccacagggtgcccagacatTTAATTGAACACTATTCTAGGTGTTTCCATGAGGgtgttttggatgagattaacatctAACTCAGTAAACTGAGTAAGGCAGATTGCCCTTCATCATGGGAGCAGCCTCCAGCAATCAATGCAAGGCctcaatagaacaaaaaggcttttttcctgcctttggattTAAACCAAAACATTGGCGTTTTCTGGGTCTGAGCTTGCCAGCCTTCAGACTGGAACCACACCTTTGACTCTTCTGGATTTCAGtccttcagacttgaactgaagTTGGCTTCCATTGGCTCCCCTGGGTCTCCACCCTGCCAACTCACCCTGCAGACCTTGGGATTTGCTGGCCTTTATAATcgtatgagccaattccttacaaTGAacctctcagtctctctctgtctctccctccatctctctttctgAATCCCAGCATcttcatgtg
This sequence is a window from Papio anubis isolate 15944 chromosome 5, Panubis1.0, whole genome shotgun sequence. Protein-coding genes within it:
- the B4GALT7 gene encoding beta-1,4-galactosyltransferase 7; translated protein: MFPSRRKAAQLPWEDGRSRLLSGSLPRKCSVFHLFVACLLLGCFSLLWLQLSCSGDVGRAARGQGQETSGPPRACPPEPPPEQWEEDASWGPHRLAVLVPFRERFEELLVFVPHMHRFLSRKKIQHHIYVLNQVDHFRFNRAALINVGFLESSNSTDYIAMHDVDLLPLNEELDYGFPEAGPFHVASPELHPLYHYKTYVGGILLLSKQHYQLCNGMSNRFWGWGREDDEFYRRIKGAGLQLFRPSGITTGYKTFHHLHDPAWRKRDQKRIAAQKQEQFKVDREGGLNTVKYHVDSRTALSVGGAPCTVLNIMLDCDKTATPWCTFS